In a genomic window of Saccharothrix sp. HUAS TT1:
- a CDS encoding sensor histidine kinase has product MRFFLRTAVPWLAAACALAALGLVDLWLGGFSGQGNVRLPWAVAAVAVALCAGWPGPRGLPALAVAQAACAAGTGWAARHDQAAEMPFTLSTTAASLGVLGLLVWRGESRWTVVAAPALAVSVLAQPLWGDVEGLRAAIGVLVSALGVAVAVAAGLVARLTAAARTRRLERARAAQRAEFARDLHDFVAHHVTGIVVHAQGAAAVARANPELVLPALREIERAGTEAVDAMRRAVGLLRDTGDDQAPGVAEVAELVERFRRSSGLLCALDVRGPFADVPLAASTAAYRVVMEALTNARKHAHDATAVDVSVHRTGDHLLVRVTDDGRSTPGHSGGFGLRGLRERVTAAGGTLSAGPTSHGGWAVEAVLPARGEA; this is encoded by the coding sequence GTGCGGTTCTTCCTCCGAACAGCGGTCCCCTGGCTGGCCGCCGCGTGCGCGTTGGCCGCCCTCGGCCTGGTCGACCTGTGGTTGGGCGGGTTCAGCGGTCAGGGCAACGTGCGCCTGCCGTGGGCGGTGGCGGCGGTGGCGGTGGCCCTCTGCGCCGGTTGGCCGGGCCCGCGCGGCCTGCCCGCGCTCGCGGTGGCACAGGCCGCCTGCGCGGCGGGCACGGGGTGGGCCGCCCGGCACGACCAGGCCGCGGAGATGCCCTTCACCCTGTCCACGACCGCCGCCTCGCTCGGTGTGCTCGGTCTGCTGGTGTGGCGCGGCGAATCCCGGTGGACGGTCGTCGCCGCCCCCGCCCTGGCGGTGTCCGTCCTGGCCCAGCCGCTGTGGGGGGACGTCGAGGGCCTCCGGGCGGCGATCGGCGTGCTCGTGTCGGCGCTCGGCGTGGCGGTCGCCGTGGCGGCCGGTCTGGTGGCGCGCCTGACCGCCGCCGCCCGCACCCGGCGACTGGAGCGCGCCCGAGCCGCCCAACGCGCTGAGTTCGCCCGCGACCTGCACGACTTCGTCGCCCACCACGTCACCGGGATCGTGGTGCACGCCCAGGGCGCGGCGGCGGTCGCCCGCGCCAACCCCGAACTCGTGCTGCCCGCGCTCCGGGAGATCGAGCGCGCCGGCACCGAGGCGGTGGACGCCATGCGCCGCGCGGTGGGCCTGCTGCGCGACACCGGCGACGACCAGGCCCCCGGAGTCGCCGAGGTGGCGGAGCTGGTGGAGCGCTTCCGCCGCTCATCGGGCCTCCTCTGCGCGCTCGACGTGCGCGGGCCGTTCGCCGACGTGCCCCTCGCCGCTTCCACCGCGGCCTACCGCGTGGTGATGGAGGCGTTGACCAACGCGCGCAAGCACGCGCACGACGCCACCGCCGTCGACGTGTCGGTCCACCGCACCGGCGACCACCTCCTGGTCCGCGTGACCGACGACGGCCGGTCCACACCAGGGCACTCCGGCGGCTTCGGCCTGCGCGGCCTGCGCGAACGGGTCACGGCGGCGGGTGGCACCCTGTCCGCGGGCCCGACCTCGCACGGGGGCTGGGCGGTCGAGGCCGTCCTGCCCGCCCGGGGAGAAGCATGA
- a CDS encoding response regulator — MTITVLIADDQAMVRTGFRMILSAEPGIEVVGEAVDGVEAVALARDLVPDVVLMDIRMPRLDGLEALRRINGPRVVVVTTFDDDEHVREALRHGASGFVLKTSGATLLVEAIRAAASGEALVSPAITVRLLRELAGRRAQLRDVPLSPRELDVVLLVARGRTNAEVAHALHITVGTVKTHLAAVQAKLGARNRVEIAAWAWESGLLDA; from the coding sequence ATGACGATCACCGTTCTCATCGCCGACGACCAGGCGATGGTCCGCACCGGCTTCCGCATGATCCTGTCCGCCGAACCGGGCATCGAGGTCGTCGGCGAGGCCGTCGACGGTGTGGAGGCCGTGGCCCTGGCGCGCGACCTCGTCCCGGACGTCGTGCTGATGGACATCCGGATGCCCCGCCTGGACGGCCTGGAGGCGCTGCGCCGGATCAACGGCCCGAGGGTCGTGGTGGTCACCACCTTCGACGACGACGAGCACGTGCGCGAGGCCCTGCGGCACGGGGCGTCCGGTTTCGTGCTCAAGACCTCCGGCGCCACCCTGCTGGTGGAGGCGATTCGCGCCGCGGCCTCGGGCGAGGCGCTGGTGAGCCCGGCGATCACCGTTCGCCTGCTCCGGGAACTGGCGGGCCGACGCGCTCAGCTCCGCGACGTGCCGCTGTCCCCACGGGAGCTGGACGTGGTGCTCCTGGTGGCCCGCGGGCGCACGAACGCCGAGGTGGCGCACGCCCTGCACATCACGGTCGGCACGGTCAAGACGCACCTGGCGGCGGTCCAGGCGAAGCTGGGCGCCCGCAACCGCGTCGAGATCGCCGCCTGGGCGTGGGAGTCCGGCTTGCTCGACGCCTGA
- a CDS encoding ferredoxin reductase, with amino-acid sequence MTSVALRTRALRLLEAVTTPLLPSDYLDLVAPLRAGADLRGRIEAIHPETSDAATIVIKPGRGWRGHVAGQYVRVGVDVDGVRLWRAYSVTSPANRADGRITITVKAMPNGKVSNHLVRRAEPGAVIHLDQAAGDFVLPATKPAKVLYLTAGSGITPAMGMLRDADLPDVVVLHSAPTGADVIFRDDLRDLAADGAIRLIERHTDTDGVLDVARLDEHVPDWAERETWACGPAGVLDAAEEHWARHGVADLLHTERFRPAVLVTGEGGAVTFTATDRTVEADGSTPLLDVGEQAGVLMPSGCRMGICFGCVTPLRAGAVRDLRTGEVTTAEPGVLIQTCVSAAAGACEIER; translated from the coding sequence ATGACAAGCGTCGCCCTCCGCACCAGGGCGTTGAGGCTGCTGGAGGCGGTCACGACGCCGCTGCTGCCCTCGGACTACCTCGACCTGGTCGCCCCGCTGCGCGCGGGCGCCGACCTGCGTGGCCGCATCGAGGCGATCCACCCCGAGACCAGCGACGCGGCCACCATCGTGATCAAGCCCGGCCGCGGCTGGAGGGGCCACGTCGCCGGGCAGTACGTCCGGGTCGGCGTGGACGTCGACGGCGTGCGGCTGTGGCGGGCCTACTCCGTCACGTCGCCCGCGAACCGGGCCGACGGCCGCATCACGATCACCGTGAAGGCGATGCCGAACGGCAAGGTCAGCAACCACCTGGTCCGCAGGGCCGAGCCGGGCGCGGTCATCCACCTCGACCAGGCCGCCGGCGACTTCGTGCTGCCCGCGACCAAGCCCGCGAAGGTGCTCTACCTGACGGCCGGCAGCGGCATCACGCCCGCGATGGGCATGTTGCGCGACGCCGACCTCCCCGACGTGGTCGTGCTGCACTCCGCGCCGACCGGGGCGGACGTCATCTTCCGCGACGACCTGCGCGACCTGGCCGCCGACGGGGCGATCCGGTTGATCGAGCGGCACACCGACACCGACGGCGTGCTCGACGTCGCCCGCCTCGACGAGCACGTGCCCGACTGGGCCGAGCGCGAGACGTGGGCGTGCGGTCCGGCCGGCGTGCTCGACGCCGCCGAGGAGCACTGGGCGCGGCACGGCGTCGCCGACCTCCTGCACACCGAGCGCTTCCGCCCCGCCGTGCTGGTGACTGGCGAGGGCGGCGCGGTCACGTTCACCGCCACCGACCGGACCGTCGAGGCCGACGGGTCCACGCCGCTGCTCGACGTCGGCGAGCAGGCGGGCGTGCTGATGCCGTCCGGCTGCCGCATGGGCATCTGCTTCGGCTGCGTCACGCCACTGCGCGCGGGCGCCGTCCGCGACCTGCGCACGGGTGAGGTCACCACGGCCGAGCCCGGCGTCCTCATCCAGACCTGCGTGTCCGCCGCGGCGGGCGCCTGCGAGATCGAGCGCTAG
- a CDS encoding dienelactone hydrolase family protein, translated as MRAIGTVNALTTGRPGEAARIRCPMWAGVGSEDPITPPAQRDAFTAEMQAAGVDWRLVVYGGALHAFHHPPVDHPVVPGVGYHPRHAQRAWRDVLDLLAECLPVAE; from the coding sequence CTGCGCGCCATCGGGACCGTCAACGCACTGACCACGGGCCGACCGGGTGAGGCGGCGCGCATTCGCTGCCCGATGTGGGCCGGGGTCGGCTCGGAAGACCCGATCACGCCGCCCGCTCAGCGGGACGCCTTCACCGCCGAGATGCAAGCCGCAGGCGTCGACTGGCGCCTCGTGGTCTACGGCGGCGCCTTGCACGCCTTCCACCACCCGCCGGTCGACCACCCAGTGGTCCCTGGCGTCGGCTACCACCCACGACACGCGCAGCGAGCCTGGCGCGATGTCCTCGACCTGCTCGCCGAGTGCCTGCCCGTGGCGGAGTGA
- a CDS encoding dienelactone hydrolase family protein encodes MTTITTRTVQYPADGLTMIGHLALPAGTDRRPAVLLGPEGPGLSDVERRRADALAELGYVALAFDLHGGRYLSDPEEMPARCLPLLDSPDRMRGIGHAALDVLRAEPPSATAPEAPSGWNSGATASTCAPSGPSTH; translated from the coding sequence ATGACCACGATCACCACGCGCACGGTCCAGTACCCGGCCGATGGTCTGACGATGATCGGGCACCTCGCGCTCCCAGCTGGTACCGACCGCCGGCCCGCGGTGCTGCTCGGACCAGAGGGGCCAGGGCTGAGCGACGTCGAGCGTCGCCGGGCCGACGCGCTCGCCGAACTGGGATACGTGGCACTGGCCTTCGACCTCCACGGCGGGCGCTATTTGAGCGACCCCGAGGAGATGCCGGCCCGTTGCCTGCCGCTGCTCGACAGCCCTGACCGGATGCGGGGCATCGGCCACGCGGCGCTGGACGTGCTGCGCGCCGAACCGCCGTCGGCTACGGCACCGGAGGCGCCATCGGGCTGGAACTCGGGCGCGACGGCGTCAACCTGCGCGCCATCGGGACCGTCAACGCACTGA
- a CDS encoding fatty acid desaturase: protein MTAIDPTAHLSDQQVEQLGRELDALRDEVISSRGERDAAYIRKVISVQRKLEVTSRGVLLFSLFPPAWLIGTAGLSVAKILENMEIGHNVLHGQWDWMRDPKVHSTSWEWDHVSPAAQWKHSHNELHHTYTNVIGKDNDLGYGIMRVDEDQKWHPFHLGQPLWNFVNACFFEYGIAAYDLELGKNLHKRRRKDPEFRARAREVGKKIRKQVLKDYVIHPLVSGPSFLTTLAATFTANLVRNLWSHSVIMCGHFPEGVQTFERRSIVGETRGQWYLRQMLGSANISGGKVLHIMTGNLSHQIEHHLFPDLPSNRYGEIAPKVRELFDRYGLEYTTGSLPKQLFSAWRKVFRLSLPNRQVKTPDRVSARFRATGVG from the coding sequence ATGACCGCCATCGACCCCACCGCCCACCTGTCCGACCAGCAGGTCGAGCAACTCGGCCGCGAGCTGGACGCGTTGCGCGACGAGGTGATCTCCAGTCGCGGTGAACGCGACGCGGCTTACATCCGCAAGGTCATCTCGGTGCAGCGCAAGCTCGAGGTGACCAGCCGGGGCGTGCTGCTGTTCTCCCTCTTCCCGCCCGCCTGGTTGATCGGCACCGCGGGCCTGTCCGTGGCCAAGATCCTGGAGAACATGGAGATCGGCCACAACGTCCTGCACGGGCAGTGGGACTGGATGCGCGACCCGAAGGTCCACTCCACGTCCTGGGAGTGGGACCACGTCTCGCCCGCCGCGCAGTGGAAGCACTCCCACAACGAGCTGCACCACACCTACACCAACGTGATCGGCAAGGACAACGACCTCGGCTACGGCATCATGCGCGTCGACGAGGACCAGAAGTGGCACCCGTTCCATCTGGGCCAGCCGCTGTGGAACTTCGTCAACGCCTGCTTCTTCGAGTACGGCATCGCCGCGTACGACCTGGAGCTCGGCAAGAACCTGCACAAGCGCCGCCGCAAGGACCCCGAGTTCCGGGCGCGGGCCCGCGAGGTGGGCAAGAAGATCCGCAAGCAGGTCCTGAAGGACTACGTCATCCACCCGCTGGTGTCCGGCCCGTCGTTCCTCACGACGCTCGCCGCGACGTTCACCGCGAACCTGGTCCGCAACCTCTGGAGCCACTCGGTGATCATGTGCGGCCACTTCCCAGAGGGGGTGCAGACCTTCGAACGCCGCTCGATCGTCGGCGAGACGCGCGGCCAGTGGTACCTGCGGCAGATGCTCGGCTCGGCCAACATCAGCGGCGGCAAGGTGCTGCACATCATGACCGGCAACCTGTCGCACCAGATCGAGCACCACCTGTTCCCGGACCTGCCGAGCAACCGCTACGGCGAGATCGCGCCGAAGGTGCGGGAACTGTTCGACCGCTACGGCCTGGAGTACACCACCGGATCGCTGCCGAAGCAGCTCTTCTCGGCGTGGCGCAAGGTCTTCCGGCTGTCACTGCCGAACAGGCAGGTCAAGACGCCTGACCGCGTGAGTGCCCGTTTCCGGGCTACCGGGGTTGGGTGA
- a CDS encoding VanZ family protein produces MWDDVGYAGVGIESWHVLVPALAMWGAVLVTRAVRGRPGWTGRHLVTRAVVGFYVAGVVHFTLFPIDVQRGPYANRTAWYEQVNWLPLLTADVPSFALNVVMLVPFGVLLPLVSARAASARRVAALSLAFSASIEVAQLLVYVFARSGRSVDVNDLLANALGGVLGYLLVKSLPALRRTALPGSPLA; encoded by the coding sequence GTGTGGGATGACGTCGGTTACGCGGGTGTCGGGATCGAGTCGTGGCACGTGCTCGTGCCCGCTCTCGCGATGTGGGGCGCGGTGCTCGTGACCCGCGCGGTGCGCGGCCGGCCGGGGTGGACGGGGCGCCACCTCGTGACCAGGGCGGTGGTCGGGTTCTACGTCGCGGGGGTCGTGCACTTCACGCTGTTCCCCATCGACGTGCAACGGGGGCCCTACGCCAACCGGACCGCGTGGTACGAGCAGGTCAACTGGCTCCCGCTGCTGACCGCGGACGTGCCGTCGTTCGCGCTCAACGTGGTGATGCTGGTGCCGTTCGGCGTGCTCCTGCCGCTGGTGTCGGCGCGAGCCGCGAGCGCGAGGCGGGTGGCGGCGCTGTCACTGGCGTTCAGCGCGTCGATCGAGGTGGCGCAGTTGCTCGTCTACGTCTTCGCGCGCAGCGGGCGCAGCGTCGACGTCAACGACCTCCTCGCGAACGCGCTGGGCGGTGTGCTCGGCTACCTGCTGGTCAAGTCCCTGCCCGCGCTGCGGCGCACCGCGCTGCCCGGTTCACCGCTCGCCTGA
- a CDS encoding PucR family transcriptional regulator — MSRAVGGVAEFGLDHATITALRALLPVTANEVVQAVIDEVPSYEGALSGRMGGRIRRAVRTALGHFLDVADGAGTQEDATEAAYELGRGEVRDGRSMDALLSAYRVGARVAWRGLAAGAVSSGLSAGGLAKFAELLFAYIDELSAASAAGHADELAVRGRARERYLEQLCRDLIAGEGEDVLLAGAERADWTPPGSLTAVLLPSSQARSAHRLLDPRTLLLEDSQDSTAVLLAPDADRGHLLQLLADRSAVVGPTRPWTRVVSSFVRATRARALSADIRDTEQCLVDLVLNADAEAYTDLRARVLAPLRDQRPATARRLEETLRAWLLHHGRRDEVAASLFVHPQTVRYRMGRLRDLFGDLTSPERVLELTVALARG, encoded by the coding sequence ATGAGCCGCGCTGTCGGAGGCGTCGCCGAGTTCGGCCTCGACCACGCCACGATCACGGCGCTGCGGGCGTTGCTGCCGGTCACGGCCAACGAGGTGGTCCAGGCGGTGATCGACGAGGTGCCCAGCTACGAGGGCGCGCTGTCGGGCCGGATGGGCGGCAGGATCCGCCGCGCCGTGCGCACCGCGCTGGGCCACTTCCTGGACGTGGCGGACGGCGCGGGCACCCAGGAGGACGCCACCGAGGCCGCCTACGAGCTGGGGCGCGGCGAAGTGCGCGACGGCCGCTCGATGGATGCCTTGCTCAGCGCCTACCGGGTCGGCGCCCGGGTGGCGTGGCGAGGTCTCGCCGCCGGAGCCGTGTCGTCCGGTCTGTCCGCCGGGGGTCTCGCCAAGTTCGCCGAGCTGCTCTTCGCCTACATCGACGAGCTGTCCGCGGCCAGCGCCGCCGGGCACGCCGACGAACTGGCCGTCCGAGGACGGGCGCGGGAGCGCTACCTGGAGCAGCTCTGCCGTGACCTGATCGCGGGCGAGGGCGAGGACGTGCTGCTCGCGGGCGCCGAACGAGCGGACTGGACGCCTCCCGGTTCCCTGACGGCTGTGCTGCTGCCATCCTCACAAGCCCGCTCGGCGCATCGGCTGCTCGACCCCCGCACGCTGCTCCTGGAGGACTCGCAGGACTCGACGGCCGTGCTCCTGGCGCCGGACGCGGACCGCGGGCACCTGCTGCAGCTGCTGGCGGACCGCTCCGCCGTGGTCGGCCCGACCCGGCCGTGGACGCGAGTGGTGTCGTCGTTCGTCCGGGCGACGCGGGCCCGTGCGCTGTCCGCGGACATCCGCGACACCGAGCAGTGCCTGGTCGACCTGGTGCTCAATGCCGATGCGGAGGCTTACACCGACCTCCGCGCACGGGTGCTGGCGCCGTTGCGCGATCAACGGCCGGCGACCGCGCGGCGGCTTGAGGAGACGCTGCGGGCGTGGCTGCTGCACCACGGGCGGCGGGACGAGGTGGCGGCGTCGCTGTTCGTGCACCCGCAGACCGTGCGGTACCGGATGGGTCGGCTGCGCGACCTGTTCGGCGATCTCACCTCGCCGGAGCGGGTCCTCGAACTCACAGTGGCGCTGGCGCGCGGTTAG
- a CDS encoding serine hydrolase domain-containing protein — MIKRGIALAAAVGLMVAGVGGTAAAVPGGNRIDRQMVQSVLDEMTTTGAQGVQVRIVDGHHEFTARAGTARIDAPDPVPIDGRFRIGSITKTFVATVVLQLVGERRVELDAPVSRYLPGLLPHGGPITVRHLLGHTSGLPDHTFELPDDAGFRSFTPAELVALIADKPLEFQPGTASGYSNTNYVVAGMLIERVTGRSYADAITHRVLRPLGLRGTSLPGTRVEIPGPHARAYLRFEDEVFDVTEHDPSFIGAAGEMISTTADLNRFVDALLDGRLLRPAQLREMMTTVDGRGLGLVTYEVSCGTRVWGHNGRVTGYSSTVVSSEDTRTRMTFAVSWAWDFGPVPGREALLEAVYC, encoded by the coding sequence GTGATCAAGAGGGGGATTGCGCTCGCCGCCGCAGTGGGCTTGATGGTCGCGGGGGTCGGCGGGACAGCGGCGGCCGTGCCGGGAGGGAACCGGATCGACCGCCAGATGGTGCAGTCGGTGCTCGACGAGATGACCACCACCGGCGCGCAGGGGGTGCAGGTGCGGATCGTGGACGGGCACCACGAGTTCACCGCCCGCGCGGGCACGGCCAGGATCGACGCACCGGACCCGGTGCCGATCGACGGCCGGTTCCGGATCGGCAGCATCACCAAGACCTTCGTCGCCACCGTGGTACTGCAACTGGTCGGTGAGCGGCGGGTGGAACTGGACGCGCCCGTGTCGCGCTACCTGCCCGGGCTGCTGCCGCACGGTGGCCCGATCACCGTGCGACACCTGCTCGGGCACACCAGCGGACTGCCCGACCACACGTTCGAGTTACCCGACGACGCCGGCTTCCGCTCCTTCACGCCGGCCGAGTTGGTCGCCCTGATCGCGGACAAACCGCTGGAGTTCCAGCCCGGTACCGCGTCCGGCTACTCCAACACCAACTACGTCGTCGCGGGCATGCTGATCGAGCGGGTCACCGGGCGGTCCTACGCCGACGCGATCACGCACCGCGTCCTGCGCCCGCTCGGGCTGCGGGGAACGTCACTGCCGGGCACGCGGGTGGAGATCCCCGGTCCACACGCCCGCGCCTACCTCAGGTTCGAGGACGAGGTCTTCGACGTCACCGAGCACGACCCGTCGTTCATCGGGGCGGCCGGCGAGATGATCTCCACCACGGCGGACCTGAACCGCTTCGTGGACGCGCTGCTGGACGGCCGCCTGCTGCGCCCGGCCCAACTGCGGGAAATGATGACCACGGTGGACGGGAGAGGGCTGGGGCTGGTCACCTACGAGGTGTCGTGCGGAACGCGGGTGTGGGGCCACAACGGGCGTGTCACGGGCTACTCCAGCACGGTGGTGAGCAGCGAGGACACCCGCACGAGGATGACCTTCGCGGTGAGCTGGGCCTGGGACTTCGGGCCGGTCCCCGGCCGCGAGGCACTGCTGGAGGCGGTCTACTGCTGA